A single window of Narcine bancroftii isolate sNarBan1 chromosome 13, sNarBan1.hap1, whole genome shotgun sequence DNA harbors:
- the hmgxb4a gene encoding HMG domain-containing protein 4a isoform X2, translating into MMKHSRKKKEIEGFLLGVDFHKKKKKIHHLTGEEIYYGELSPMESVKKKKRFDGQQPDTAMGLLKAITSSVPAVSKPSKKVEKPFSAVGSSSYPPFYPESKKEHKKKAASAEPEELSEEGSLHKSKKMKPLFVNTDTVTMREGEGLKMKLLLSPKDKSGMDDEAFNFAGTSSVKKSSKKVSREEHSTFLPALDTHSLPRVSAVRKIHKSESRVSEGFDSTSHFYSEGHAGNLSEYEFAGLDTLDSASSSGGELEAGELVIDDSFREMRKKKKKDKKSKKKKDKEKHKEKKHSKSKKLLAHGSGKVLSATKCCYPPQPSVSTPYAINVPPPSIFHIEGQTEKKKKKEEKDKEKIEKPEKKKKNMSAYQLFCKEYRINIVAEHPGIDFGELSKKLAEVWKQLPDKDKQVWKQKCQYLQHKQNKAEAMTVKRKLTDSLEEAAVKQKGKQSLSSLSGVVTPQKKSAFSMGFGASSQSSSPVKMPDADPIDVAAHLQLLGESLSLIGHRLQETEGMVAVSGSLSVLLDSIICALGPLTCLTTQVDHLNACPKEILAHTLDNIAYIMPGL; encoded by the exons AACTGTCACCTATGGAATCtgtaaagaagaaaaagaggtTTGATGGTCAACAGCCTGACACTGCAATGGGCCTTCTCAAGGCCATAACCTCGTCCGTACCAGCGGTCTCAAAGCCTTCCAAAAAAGTCGAGAAACCCTTTTCTGCTGTTGGCTCGTCGTCCTATCCTCCTTTTTACCCCGAGAGTAAGAAGGAGCACAAGAAAAAAGCTGCTAGTGCAGAGCCCGAGGAACTCTCTGAAGAGGGGAGTTTACACAAGTCAAAAAAAATGAAGCCCCTTTTTGTAAATACGGACACCGTGACAATGCGCGAGGGCGAGGGTTTAAAAATGAAACTCCTCCTCTCGCCTAAGGATAAATCGGGCATGGATGATGAGGCGTTTAATTTTGCAGGGACCTCGAGTGTAAAGAAATCCTCAAAAAAGGTGAGTAGGGAGGAACACAGCACTTTCCTCCCTGCCCTCGACACTCATAGTTTGCCAAGGGTGTCAGCTGTTCGCAAAATACACAAGTCAGAGTCTCGGGTCAGTGAGGGCTTTGACTCCACTTCGCATTTCTACAGTGAAGGTCATGCCGGCAACCTTTCTGAGTACGAATTTGCAGGGCTGGATACGCTGGATTCTGCATCTTCCTCTGGCGGGGAGCTTGAGGCGGGAGAGCTGGTCATCGACGATTCTTTCCgagagatgagaaagaaaaagaagaaagacaagaaaagcaagaaaaagaaGGACAAGGAGAAACACAAAGAGAAGAAGCACTCAAAGTCCAAGAAGCTACTGGCTCATGGCTCAGGAAAGGTTTTATCAGCCACTAAGTGCTGCTACCCGCCACAGCCATCCGTTAGCACGCCTTATGCAATAAATGTGCCCCCACCTTCCATATTCCACATCGAAGGGCAGactgagaaaaagaagaaaaaggaagaaaaagacaaagaaaaaaTTGAGAAACCTGAAAAG aaaaaaaagaacatgtCTGCTTATCAGTTGTTTTGCAAAGAATACCGGATTAATATTGTTGCTGAGCACCCTGGAATAG ATTTTGGTGAGCTCAGCAAGAAGCTGGCTGAAGTATGGAAACAACTTCCTGACAAGGATAAACAG GTATGGAAACAGAAGTGCCAATACTTGCAACACAAGCAGAATAAAGCCGAGGCAATGACAGTGAAACGGAAGCTGACTGACTCACTGGAAGAGGCAGCTGTTAAACAGAAAG GCAAGCAGAGCTTGTCTTCACTGTCTGGAGTGGTGACACCGCAAAAGAAGTCGGCCTTTTCCATGGGATTCGGGGCTAGCAGCCAGTCTTCGTCTCCAGTTAAAATGCCGGATGCCGATCCCATCGACGTTGCAGCACACCTGCAGCTATTGGGAGAATCGCTGAGCCTCATTGGCCACCGATTGCAAGAAACCGAG GGCATGGTGGCAGTGTCTGGGAGTCTCTCTGTCCTGTTGGATTCCATAATCTGTGCATTGGGTCCTTTAACCTGCCTCACAACGCAGGTTGACCATCTTAATGCCTGTCCTAAAGAAATTCTG GCTCACACGCTGGATAACATTGCTTATATCATGCCAGGACTTTGA
- the hmgxb4a gene encoding HMG domain-containing protein 4a isoform X3 → MESVKKKKRFDGQQPDTAMGLLKAITSSVPAVSKPSKKVEKPFSAVGSSSYPPFYPESKKEHKKKAASAEPEELSEEGSLHKSKKMKPLFVNTDTVTMREGEGLKMKLLLSPKDKSGMDDEAFNFAGTSSVKKSSKKVSREEHSTFLPALDTHSLPRVSAVRKIHKSESRVSEGFDSTSHFYSEGHAGNLSEYEFAGLDTLDSASSSGGELEAGELVIDDSFREMRKKKKKDKKSKKKKDKEKHKEKKHSKSKKLLAHGSGKVLSATKCCYPPQPSVSTPYAINVPPPSIFHIEGQTEKKKKKEEKDKEKIEKPEKKKKNMSAYQLFCKEYRINIVAEHPGIDFGELSKKLAEVWKQLPDKDKQVWKQKCQYLQHKQNKAEAMTVKRKLTDSLEEAAVKQKGKQSLSSLSGVVTPQKKSAFSMGFGASSQSSSPVKMPDADPIDVAAHLQLLGESLSLIGHRLQETEGMVAVSGSLSVLLDSIICALGPLTCLTTQVDHLNACPKEILAHTLDNIAYIMPGL, encoded by the exons ATGGAATCtgtaaagaagaaaaagaggtTTGATGGTCAACAGCCTGACACTGCAATGGGCCTTCTCAAGGCCATAACCTCGTCCGTACCAGCGGTCTCAAAGCCTTCCAAAAAAGTCGAGAAACCCTTTTCTGCTGTTGGCTCGTCGTCCTATCCTCCTTTTTACCCCGAGAGTAAGAAGGAGCACAAGAAAAAAGCTGCTAGTGCAGAGCCCGAGGAACTCTCTGAAGAGGGGAGTTTACACAAGTCAAAAAAAATGAAGCCCCTTTTTGTAAATACGGACACCGTGACAATGCGCGAGGGCGAGGGTTTAAAAATGAAACTCCTCCTCTCGCCTAAGGATAAATCGGGCATGGATGATGAGGCGTTTAATTTTGCAGGGACCTCGAGTGTAAAGAAATCCTCAAAAAAGGTGAGTAGGGAGGAACACAGCACTTTCCTCCCTGCCCTCGACACTCATAGTTTGCCAAGGGTGTCAGCTGTTCGCAAAATACACAAGTCAGAGTCTCGGGTCAGTGAGGGCTTTGACTCCACTTCGCATTTCTACAGTGAAGGTCATGCCGGCAACCTTTCTGAGTACGAATTTGCAGGGCTGGATACGCTGGATTCTGCATCTTCCTCTGGCGGGGAGCTTGAGGCGGGAGAGCTGGTCATCGACGATTCTTTCCgagagatgagaaagaaaaagaagaaagacaagaaaagcaagaaaaagaaGGACAAGGAGAAACACAAAGAGAAGAAGCACTCAAAGTCCAAGAAGCTACTGGCTCATGGCTCAGGAAAGGTTTTATCAGCCACTAAGTGCTGCTACCCGCCACAGCCATCCGTTAGCACGCCTTATGCAATAAATGTGCCCCCACCTTCCATATTCCACATCGAAGGGCAGactgagaaaaagaagaaaaaggaagaaaaagacaaagaaaaaaTTGAGAAACCTGAAAAG aaaaaaaagaacatgtCTGCTTATCAGTTGTTTTGCAAAGAATACCGGATTAATATTGTTGCTGAGCACCCTGGAATAG ATTTTGGTGAGCTCAGCAAGAAGCTGGCTGAAGTATGGAAACAACTTCCTGACAAGGATAAACAG GTATGGAAACAGAAGTGCCAATACTTGCAACACAAGCAGAATAAAGCCGAGGCAATGACAGTGAAACGGAAGCTGACTGACTCACTGGAAGAGGCAGCTGTTAAACAGAAAG GCAAGCAGAGCTTGTCTTCACTGTCTGGAGTGGTGACACCGCAAAAGAAGTCGGCCTTTTCCATGGGATTCGGGGCTAGCAGCCAGTCTTCGTCTCCAGTTAAAATGCCGGATGCCGATCCCATCGACGTTGCAGCACACCTGCAGCTATTGGGAGAATCGCTGAGCCTCATTGGCCACCGATTGCAAGAAACCGAG GGCATGGTGGCAGTGTCTGGGAGTCTCTCTGTCCTGTTGGATTCCATAATCTGTGCATTGGGTCCTTTAACCTGCCTCACAACGCAGGTTGACCATCTTAATGCCTGTCCTAAAGAAATTCTG GCTCACACGCTGGATAACATTGCTTATATCATGCCAGGACTTTGA